DNA sequence from the Gordonia polyisoprenivorans genome:
GCCACCGGTGCGACCACCGAGGAACTGGTACGCGCATTCGTGGTGGCCGAGCAGGTCTTCGGGATGGCCGATCTGCTCGACCGCATCCAGACTGCGTCGGCTTCGATCGACGCGGTCGACGAGATGATGCTCTACGCGCGGCGACTGCTGTTCCGGGCGTCGCGATGGTTCCTGGCGTTCCGGCCGCAACCGCTGCCGATGGCCTCCGACATCACCCGCTATCGGGAGCGGGTCGCCGATCTGACCGCGCTGCTCGACAGCTGGTTCGGTGAGGCCTCCGCCGCCGACGTCGACGAGCGGGTGCGCCGGTATCACTCACTCGGCGTGGCACCGGACCTCGCGCACGACGTGGCGATCAGTCTTCATCGGTTCTGCCTGCTCGACATCATCGACGCGGCCGAGATCGCCGACCGCGACCCGGTCGAGGTGGGCGAACTGTACTTCGGGGTGATGGAGCACTTCGGTCTCGAGGAATTACTCACCGCGGTGTCGAATCTCGAGTACGGCGACCGATGGCATGCGTTGGCGCGCTTGGCCTTGCGCGACGACATGCATGGCGCGTTGCGAGCGCTGACGCTGAAGATCCTCGAGGGCAGCGAGCCCGATGAGCTGTCTGCGGAGAAGATCAGCGAGTGGGAGAGCGCGCACTCGTCTCGTCTGGCGCGGGTGCGCTCGATGCTGGCCGAGATCGAGGCGGCCGGCAACATCGACCTCGCCACCCTGTCGGTGGCCGCCCGACAACTCCGCAGCGTCATCCGATGAGTGGGACCCGGTGAGCGGCAACGCCGTCGGAACGTTCATGAGACTCGAGGAGGGGAGACGCCATGCTCTACGAGGATGAGGGAACCGCCACCGAGAACGGCTATGTCGTGCGCGTCCCGGTGCGGTGGTCCGACATGGACGTCTACCAACACATCAACCACGCACGGATGGTGACCCTCCTGGAGGAGGCCCGAATCCCGTGGCTGTTCTACGACGGTCGACCCACCGCTGATCTGCGGCGCGGCTGTCTGGTCGCCGACCTGCACGTGAAGTACGCGGCGCAGATCCGTCACGACGAGGGTCCGATCGTGGTCACCATGTTCGTGGAAAAGGTACGGGCGGTGGACTTCTTCGTCGGTTACGAGGTGCGCCCCGACGGTGCGCAGCCCGGCGACGCACCGGCCGTCATCGCCTCCACCCAACTCGTCGCATTCGACGTCGATGCGCAGCGTCTGCGGCGCCTCACCGCCGACGAACGCGCATACCTGGAGAGCTTCCGGTTGCCGAGCACCACCGAGCAGACCGCGCCGCGTCATGGAGGGTGAGCGACATCTGACGCTGCAGCGCGCCGACGACCTCTCCGACGCGCTGGCCTTCCTCGGCCGCGCCCACAAGCTCGACGCCGCCGCCGTCGTCCGCCTCGCGGTGCGCGGCGACGGTCTGATCGGCCTGTGGTCACACACCGGTTTCGACGTCCTGGTCACCCGGGCGGTCTTCGGTCGGATGGCGCCGAAGGACCTGGTGGCCGACGTGACCTCCTTGCGCGCAGCGCTTTCCGGTGCGGCACCCGGAACCCCCATCGACCCCGGCATGCCCTTCGACTCGGCGTGGCGAGGCGCACTGCCGCTGCTCACCGGTTTTCGCCACGTCGACGACGTGCCCGCGCGCACGGTGGTGGGGCTCGTCCGGGACGGTGCTCGCGTTGCACGCGAGGAGGGCAGCGCGCACGGCCCGGCGACCGGCGTACTCGATCAGGACGTGCTGGAGGTGACCTCGACCGACGGCGGTCTACGGGCCGCGGTGTCGCTGCGTGCGCTGTTCGCGCTCACCGGAATGGGTTTCGTCCGCGACGCGCAGGGGCGCGCGATCACCGAGGACTCCGATGTCGAGGCCATCGATGCCGATGAGCCGATCCGAATCCGGATGTCGGCGGCCTGGATTCGGATCGACGCGAGGTTCGGGGCGGTCTACCTGCGCCGGCACCGCGACCTCGGCGTCACGGTGCTGTGACCCGCAATGGACCGGTGATACGCGGACTCACACCAGCCAGGCGGCGGAATTCGGTGCGAGATGACCGTCGACGAGCGGTGCGCTGAGCAGCAAGACCTCTCCCGGGGGGAGTGGCACCGGCTCCTCGCCGGCGTTGAGGGCGCAGATCAGACCGCCACCGGCTCGGCGGAATGCCAGGCAATCGTCGGGCGCGCCATACCATTCCACCGTGTCTCCGGTGAATTCGCCTCGGCTGACCCGTAATTCGATGGCCTGCCGATACAACGAGAGGGTCGAGGAGATGTCCTCGAGCTGCTTCTCGACGGTGAGGGACGCCCAGTCGTCGGGCATCGGCAACCACGTCTTCGCCGAGGTGCTGAAACCATAGGGCGGCTGCGACCCCTCCCACGGGATGGGCACCCGGCAGCCGTCGCGCCCACGTTCGGTGTGATCCGAGCGCTCCCACACCGGATCCTGCAACGCCTCGTCCGGGAGATCCACATTGGGGAGTCCGAGCTCGGCACCGTTGTAGATGAAGACCGTTCCGGGCAGGGCGAATTCGACCAGCGCCATTGCGCGTGCCCGGGCCCGGCCGACGTCGAGGTCGACCTCGGAGTGTGGGTCGTGCTGATCGAGCCGACCGTAGCGTGAGACCTCCCGGTCGACATCATGATTGGACAGGGTCCACGTCGGCGTCCCCGCGACCCGATGTACCGCATCGATGGAGTTCTCGATCGCGGCGCGGATCTCGTCGGGATCGAACGCGGCCTTGGCGAGTCGGAAATTGAAACCGAGATGCAGCTCGTCCGGCCGCAGGTACTCGGCGAAGCGTTCGTTGTCCTCCACCCAGATCTCGCCGACGTTGGCCGCGCCCGGATACTCGTCGAGCACCTTGCGGATCTTTCGGTGGATGTCGTGCACCGCATAGTTGTTGAAGCGCGGATCGTCGTCGCTGTTGGTCAGCAGCCCGACCGACTCGAGGTCCATGTCCGGCAGATCCTCGGGCTTGGCCATGCCGTGCGCGACATCGATACGGAACCCGTCGACCCCACGATCGAGCCAGAACCGAAGGGAGCGTTCGAGATCCTCGAAGACCTCGGGGTTCTCCCAGTTCAGATCCGGCTGCTCGGCGGCGAAGATGTGCAGATACCACTGGCCGGGCGAACCGTCCGACTCGGTGACCCGCGTCCATGCCGGTCCGCCGAACACGCTGTGCCAGTTGTTGGGTGGCTCGTCACCGCCCTCACCGAGGCCGTCACGGAAGATGTAGCGGGCGCGCTCGCGGCTGCCGGGTTCGGCGGCGAGTGCGGCCCGGAACCACTCGTGCTGATCGCTGGTGTGATTGGGGACGAGGTCCATCGTCACGCGCATCCCGCGGTCGTGCGCCTCGGCGACGAGTTCGTCGAAGTCCTCGAGATCGCCGAAGAGGGGATCGATGTCGCGGGGATCGGACACGTCATAACCGTGATCGGCCATGGGGGAGCACATGATCGGGCTCAGCCAGAGAGCATCGATCCCGAGGAGCTCGAGATACCCGAGTTTGTCGATGACCCCGGCGAGATCGCCGACACCGTCTCCATCGAGGTCGGAGAAGGATCGCGGGTAGATCTGGTAGAAGATCGCCGATCGCCACCACGTGGTGTCGGACGGGTCGAGTTGCGGCACAACCGAACCTGCCACTCGCTCGTCGGTGAGTCCACCGGTGGTGTCCGCTCCGGCGGCCGCCTCGTCCTCCGCGGTCCCGTGGTTGTCCTCGCCCACGTCGGCGGGACCTGTTCCGGGGTCGCTCGGGCTCACGACCTGCTCGTCGGTGAGCGCTTCCTCGGAGCCGGTGTCCTCCGAACCCATGGGCACAGCGCTCGATGTCTCATCGCTCACGTCGCAATTGTGCCTCACCCGAAAACCTGGTCACCCACGCAGGTCCGCGCGGCGAGTCGCCGCCACGCGCGCCGCGGTCGGGGCGATTGGTCAGAACGGCGAGTTCACCATCGATTGTGCTGCCATTTCCATGTAATCGACGAGCGCACGCCGATGTTCGTCGTCGAGGGTCTGCGAGTCGATCTCCGCGATCGCGGTGTGCATGCAGCGTAGCCAGGCGTCGCGTTCGATGGGCCCGATCTTGTAGGGGTGGTGCCGCATCCGCAGACGCGGGTGGCCGCGTTCCTCGGAATAGGTTCGCGGGCCACCCCAGTACTGCTCGAGGAACATGCGGAGTCGGCGTTCGGCCGGCCCGAGGTCTTCTTCGGGATAGAGCGGTCGGAGTATCTCGTCCTTGGCGACCTCGGTATAGAAGGTGTGGGTCAGGCGAGCGAAGGTGTCTGCGCCGCCGACCTCGTCGTAGAACGATCGGCTCTCGGGTGCGGGAACGGGCTGGGAGGCACTCACCCCACCAGTGTCCTCCACCGGCGCCGGAGGTCTCAAACCTCACGCGTGGCCACCATCGGTGGGCGCCGTGGGTACCCGCTGCGGGCTCCGTGCCCGACATCCGCTGTTCACACAAGTGACCTGCGCCGACACCCGAGATTTGTCGTGCACGACAGCGCTCGGCGTGTTCCACTTGACGCGTCCGGCGCGCGCACGGGAGGCGGGATGACACGCAGAAGCCAACGGCAGGTTCGCGATGTGACGATGTTGCGTGGCGAGCCCCGGTCGCTGCGCCCCGCTCACGAGAGCCCGGAGTCGGCCGGCCAGGAACCCGTCGAGAACCCGGATGTCGCCGACGAGTCCCGTCCGGGCGCCGGGCTGTGGGGACGACGCCGGGTGCTGCTGCTCAACGCGACCTACGAGCCGCTCACCGCGATCTCCCTGCGCCGCGCGATCATCCTCGTCCTGCGTGAACGTGCCGATGTTGTCCACGCCGCGGCCCCGGGCATGGCTGTGCACTCCGCGGCACGAACGGTCCCGATCCCGTCGGTGATCAGACTGCGGTCCTACGTGCGCGTGCCCTATCGGGCGGTCACGCCGATGACCAGGGCGGCGTTGATGCATCGAGACCGCTCCCGATGCGGTTACTGCGGGGCCAAGGCCACCACGATCGACCATGTGCAGCCCCGAAGCCGTGGCGGTGGGCACTGCTGGGAGAACTGCGTGGCCTGCTGTGCGAGTTGCAACCACCGCAAGGCCGACCGCCTGCTCAGCGAGCTCGGCTGGACCCTGCACACCCCGCTCACCGCGCCCAAGGGACGGCACTGGCGACTGCTGGCCTCGATCAAGGAGATCGATCCGGCGTGGGTCCAGTACATCGACGCCGGGGCTGCCTGAC
Encoded proteins:
- a CDS encoding acyl-CoA thioesterase, with amino-acid sequence MLYEDEGTATENGYVVRVPVRWSDMDVYQHINHARMVTLLEEARIPWLFYDGRPTADLRRGCLVADLHVKYAAQIRHDEGPIVVTMFVEKVRAVDFFVGYEVRPDGAQPGDAPAVIASTQLVAFDVDAQRLRRLTADERAYLESFRLPSTTEQTAPRHGG
- a CDS encoding glycoside hydrolase family 13 protein, which produces MGSEDTGSEEALTDEQVVSPSDPGTGPADVGEDNHGTAEDEAAAGADTTGGLTDERVAGSVVPQLDPSDTTWWRSAIFYQIYPRSFSDLDGDGVGDLAGVIDKLGYLELLGIDALWLSPIMCSPMADHGYDVSDPRDIDPLFGDLEDFDELVAEAHDRGMRVTMDLVPNHTSDQHEWFRAALAAEPGSRERARYIFRDGLGEGGDEPPNNWHSVFGGPAWTRVTESDGSPGQWYLHIFAAEQPDLNWENPEVFEDLERSLRFWLDRGVDGFRIDVAHGMAKPEDLPDMDLESVGLLTNSDDDPRFNNYAVHDIHRKIRKVLDEYPGAANVGEIWVEDNERFAEYLRPDELHLGFNFRLAKAAFDPDEIRAAIENSIDAVHRVAGTPTWTLSNHDVDREVSRYGRLDQHDPHSEVDLDVGRARARAMALVEFALPGTVFIYNGAELGLPNVDLPDEALQDPVWERSDHTERGRDGCRVPIPWEGSQPPYGFSTSAKTWLPMPDDWASLTVEKQLEDISSTLSLYRQAIELRVSRGEFTGDTVEWYGAPDDCLAFRRAGGGLICALNAGEEPVPLPPGEVLLLSAPLVDGHLAPNSAAWLV
- a CDS encoding HNH endonuclease encodes the protein MLRGEPRSLRPAHESPESAGQEPVENPDVADESRPGAGLWGRRRVLLLNATYEPLTAISLRRAIILVLRERADVVHAAAPGMAVHSAARTVPIPSVIRLRSYVRVPYRAVTPMTRAALMHRDRSRCGYCGAKATTIDHVQPRSRGGGHCWENCVACCASCNHRKADRLLSELGWTLHTPLTAPKGRHWRLLASIKEIDPAWVQYIDAGAA
- a CDS encoding globin → MSASQPVPAPESRSFYDEVGGADTFARLTHTFYTEVAKDEILRPLYPEEDLGPAERRLRMFLEQYWGGPRTYSEERGHPRLRMRHHPYKIGPIERDAWLRCMHTAIAEIDSQTLDDEHRRALVDYMEMAAQSMVNSPF